GCACCTTCAGTGTGCGCACCGCCGGGTCGGCCCGCAGGGCGTCCACCAGCTGGCTGTCCACGCGCACGGCGACGTCGCCGGCCACGTCCAGCATGCCGGCCACCGGGCCCTGTTCGGAGCCGAGCAGCAGGTCCAGGCGCAGGGGCGTGCGGCCGGGGCGGTGGCGGTCGAGCAGGGCATTGACCCGGCTCCAGACCGGCTCGCCCTGGCGCAGGTCCAGGCGCAGCGACAGGCGCGTGGCGTAGTTGGCGCAGATTTCCTCGAAGTCCCAGCACTGGCGGATGCGCAGCGCGTAGCCGCCGTTGAACTCGTCCTCGCGCAGGCCGCCCTTGACCACCAGGATGCGGTCCTTGGTCATCAGGTGGCCGAACTCGGCCAGGCCGTCGGTGAAGGCGCTGCACTCGACCCGGCCCTTGCCGTCCTCGAGCTGCATGAAGATCTGGCTTTCGCCCTTGCGGCGCACGCCGACCACCAGGCCGGCCAGGATCACCGGGGTTTCCTGGCGCCAGGCGCGCTTCTCGCCGTCCTTGCCGGGTCGGGCCGGCGGAATCAGCTTGTCCAGCATGCCCAGGTCGGTGCCGACCAGTTCCTTGACGTCGTCGGCATGCGGGTCGAACGGATGGCCGCTGAGGTAGAAGCCCAAGGTTTCGCGCTCGCCGTCCAGCAGCTGGCCCAGCGCCCACTCCTTTGCTTCGGGCAGGTCAAGCTGCAGCGCGGTGCTGACCGGGTCGGGCGCGCCGAACAGCGAGTTCTGGCCGGAGGCCTTCTCGCGCGACATCTGGTCGGTGGCCTTGAGCACTTCGGGCAGCTGCAGCATCAGCGAGGCGCGGTTCTTGCCGAGGCCGTCGAGCGCACCGCAGTTGATCATCGCTTCCAGGGTGCGCCGGTTGAGCTTGCCCGATTCGATGCGCATGCAGAAATCGAGCAGCGATTCGTAACGGCCCTTGGCGACGCGCTCGTCGACCACGGCTTCGCACGCGCCCTGGCCGACGCCCTTGATCGCGCCGAGGCCGTATTGGATGGTGTCGGCGCTGGAGGCTTCGAACATGTACGCCGACTCGTTCACGCGCGGCGGCAGCACGGTCAGGCCGAGGTTGCGGACCTCGGCCAGGAAGCCGACCACCTTGTCGGTGTTGTCCATGTCCGAGGACAGCGTGGCCGCCATGAATTCGGCCGGGTAATGCCGTTTCAGCCAGGCGGTCTGGTAACTGACCAGCGCATAGGCGGCGGCGTGCGACTTGTTGAAGCCGTAGCCGGCGAACTTCTCCATCAGGTCGAAGATTTCGTCGGCCTTCGGGCCTTCCACGCCGCCCTTGGCCGCACCCTCGCGGAAGATCTCGCGGTGCTTGGCCATTTCCGCCGGCACCTTCTTGCCCATCGCGCGGCGCAGCAGGTCGGCGCCGCCGAGCGAGTAATCGCCCACGATCTGCGCCATCTGCATCACCTGCTCCTGGTACACCATGATGCCGTAGGTGTCCTTCAGGATCGCTTCGGTGCGCGGGTCGGGGTAGATGATTTCTTCCTGGCCGTGCTTACGCGCGTTGAAGGAGGGAATCAGGTCCATCGGGCCGGGGCGGTACAGCGACACCAGCGCGATCAGGTCTTCGAAGCGGTCGGGGCGCGCGTCCTTCAGCAGGCGGCGCATGCCCGAGGATTCGAACTGGAACACCGCGCCGGTATTGCCGTTGGCGAAGATGTCCTTGTAGGTCGGCGCGTCGTCGAGTGGAATGGCGGTGATGTCCACCGGCGGGATGCCGGCGCGCGCATGCCGCTTGTTGATCGCCTTGACCGCCCAGTCGATGATCGTGAGCGTGCGCAGGCCCAGGAAGTCGAACTTCACCAGGCCGATTTCTTCGACGTCGTTCTTGTCGAACTGGGTGACCGGGTTGCGACCGCGGCCGCCTTCGTCGTGTTCGGCGAACAGTGGGCAGAACTCGGCCAGCGGCTCGGGCGCGATCACCACGCCACCGGCGTGCTTGCCGGCGTTGCGGGTGAGGTCTTCGAGCTGGCGCGCCAGGTCGATCAGGTCGCGCACGTCGTCTTCGTTCTGGTAGCGCTGGATCAGCTCCGGCGACGCCATTTCCGAATCCTTGCCTTCGCCCATGGCGTCCTTGAGCGAGATGCCCAGGATGTTGGGGATCAGCTTGGAAACGCCGTCGACCAGGCCATACGGGAACCCGAGCACGCGCCCGGAGTCGCGCACCACGGCCTTGGCCGCCATGGTGCCGTAGGTGATGATCTGGCTGACCCGCTCGCGCCCATACTTGCGCGCCACGTAGTCGATGACCTCGTCGCGGCGGTCCATGCAGAAGTCGATGTCGAAGTCGGGCATCGACACGCGTTCGGGGTTGAGGAACCGCTCGAACAGCAGGTTGTACGGAATCGGGTCGAGGTCGGTGATCTGCAGCGCCCAGGCCACCAGCGAGCCGGCACCGGAACCACGCCCGGGACCGATCGGAATGCCCTGGTTCTTGCCCCACTGGATGAAGTCGGCCACGATCAGGAAGTAGCCGGGGAAGCCCATCTTGATGATGGTGGCGAGTTCGAACTCGAGCCGCTCGAAGTAGTCTTCGCGGGTCTTGCCGGCGGCCAGCGGGTTCTTTTCCAGGCGCGCTTCCAGGCCCTTGCGCGATTCGCTGCAGATCCAGCTGTCCAGCGTTTCGTTGTCGGGCACCGGGTAGTCGGGCAGGAAGTAGGTGCCCAGCCGCATTTCCATGTTGCAGCGCTGCGCCAGCGCCAGCGTGTTGTCGATCGCGTCGGGAATGTCGGCAAACAGCGCGCACATTTCCTCGGGCGACTTCAGGTATTGCTGTTCGCTGTAGTCGCGCGGGCGCTTGGGATCGTCCAGCACGCGGCCGGAGGAAATGCAGACGCGCGCTTCGTGGGCGCTGAAGTCGTCCGGACGCAGGAACCGCACGTCATTGGTCGCGACCACCGGCAGGCCGCGCTGGCCGGCGGCCATCAGCGCGAACTGGTTGAAGGCTTCTTCACCGTCGCGCCCTGTGCGGGTCAGTTCCAGGTGCAGGCCGTCGCCGAACACG
This portion of the Stenotrophomonas aracearum genome encodes:
- the dnaE gene encoding DNA polymerase III subunit alpha, producing MTTSRFVHLHVHTEFSLADSTIRVPAKPDQADPKKAKQANLLSRAVELNLPALAVTDLNNLFALVKFYKAAETVGIKPIAGADIMIAEEGMTPWRMTLLCRDREGYLSLSRLLTRAWMEGHRPEGGVAVHPDWLKAGCHNLFALAGRDSLAGRLAGDGRHDLAEQQLADWQRVFGDGLHLELTRTGRDGEEAFNQFALMAAGQRGLPVVATNDVRFLRPDDFSAHEARVCISSGRVLDDPKRPRDYSEQQYLKSPEEMCALFADIPDAIDNTLALAQRCNMEMRLGTYFLPDYPVPDNETLDSWICSESRKGLEARLEKNPLAAGKTREDYFERLEFELATIIKMGFPGYFLIVADFIQWGKNQGIPIGPGRGSGAGSLVAWALQITDLDPIPYNLLFERFLNPERVSMPDFDIDFCMDRRDEVIDYVARKYGRERVSQIITYGTMAAKAVVRDSGRVLGFPYGLVDGVSKLIPNILGISLKDAMGEGKDSEMASPELIQRYQNEDDVRDLIDLARQLEDLTRNAGKHAGGVVIAPEPLAEFCPLFAEHDEGGRGRNPVTQFDKNDVEEIGLVKFDFLGLRTLTIIDWAVKAINKRHARAGIPPVDITAIPLDDAPTYKDIFANGNTGAVFQFESSGMRRLLKDARPDRFEDLIALVSLYRPGPMDLIPSFNARKHGQEEIIYPDPRTEAILKDTYGIMVYQEQVMQMAQIVGDYSLGGADLLRRAMGKKVPAEMAKHREIFREGAAKGGVEGPKADEIFDLMEKFAGYGFNKSHAAAYALVSYQTAWLKRHYPAEFMAATLSSDMDNTDKVVGFLAEVRNLGLTVLPPRVNESAYMFEASSADTIQYGLGAIKGVGQGACEAVVDERVAKGRYESLLDFCMRIESGKLNRRTLEAMINCGALDGLGKNRASLMLQLPEVLKATDQMSREKASGQNSLFGAPDPVSTALQLDLPEAKEWALGQLLDGERETLGFYLSGHPFDPHADDVKELVGTDLGMLDKLIPPARPGKDGEKRAWRQETPVILAGLVVGVRRKGESQIFMQLEDGKGRVECSAFTDGLAEFGHLMTKDRILVVKGGLREDEFNGGYALRIRQCWDFEEICANYATRLSLRLDLRQGEPVWSRVNALLDRHRPGRTPLRLDLLLGSEQGPVAGMLDVAGDVAVRVDSQLVDALRADPAVRTLKVRYSPPWAN